GGTCGAAGTGCAGCGCGGCCGCGATCGCCGGATAGATGATCATCGCCAGCGTCGACAGCGCGGTCACGCCGATCACCGTGAAGGCGGTGTCGCGTTCGGAGGTCTCGGTCTTCGGCAGGATCGCGGCGATCGCCAGCGCGGCGGATGCGCCGCAGATCGCCACCGCGCCGCCGGTCAGCGCGCCGACGCGGCGGTCGAGGCCGAGCAGGGGCGCGGCCAGCGCGCCGAACGCGATCGTCACCGCGACGCCCGCGACCATCGTGCCGATCGGCGCCACGCCGAGGCTGCCGAGATCGGCCGCGGTCATCTGCGCGCCAAGCAGCGCGATCGACCAGCGCAGCACATGCTTGGCGGCGAAGTTGATGCCGGCGACGCAGCGGCCTTCCTCGAAGAGAAAATTCAGCGCCATGCCGAGCAGCAGCGCGAACAGCATCACCGGCGCCGCATAGTGTTCCGACAGCGAGGTCGCGGCGATCGCGACGACGACGCTGGCGAGCAATCCGGGCATGGTGAGCCGGAGGATGTCGCCGATGCGCCGTCCGCCCGCGAAGGCGCGGAGACGTGGGGTTTCGATGTCGGTCATGAGGCTGCTTGGCGTTGGGTCTTGGAGAGAGCGAGAGGCGGAGCGCCTCTCGCAAGGTGTTGATGTGGGGGTGCGCTCAGGCGCGGTAGTAAGGCTTGTCGCCGGCCACGGTGACACGATGGGCGTAGCGGCGGTTCGGCCAATAGTCGAACATCGCCTGGTGCTGGCACGAGCGGTTGTCCCAGAACGCCACCGAGTGCTTCTGCCACTTGAAGCGGCAGTGGAATTCCGGCGTCTCGACATGGCGGAACAGCATCTCCAGCAAGGCGTCGCTTTCGCTGCGCTTGAGCTGGGTGACCTTGGTGGTGAAGCCGCGGTTGACGAACAGCAGCTTGCGCTGCGTCACCGGATGGGTACGGATCACCGGGTGTTCCGCCTGTGGAAATGTCTGGTCGCTCGCGCCATTGCGGCGGCGATGGGTGATCGCCTTGGCGCTGTCGTGGATCGCCGTCAGCCCCTCGAGGAAACGCTTCATCGAATCCGACAGCGTGTCATAGGCCGCGTACATGTTGGCGAACATGGTGTCGCCGCCGCCGTTCGCCGCCGGCTCGTGCATGTAGAGGATCGATCCCATCGGCGGCTCGGCGTCGCAGGACACGTCCGAGTGCCACTCTTCGCCGGCCACATGCTTGCTCTTCTCGTCGGCCTTGATGACGAGGATTTCCGGGTGTCCCTCGATCAGCTTCGGCGCGTTGGGGTGGTAGTGCAGCTTGCCGAACAGCTTGCCGAAATCCTTGTGCTGCTCGACCGTCAGCTCCTGGTCGCGGAAGAAGATCACCAGGTTTTCCATCAGCGCATCGTGCACCTCCTGGAACTGCTGGTTGCCGAGCGGCTTGGCGAGATCGATGCCGTGGATCTCCGCGCCGATGGTCGGCGTCAGCTTGCGAACGTCGATGGTCTGGTAGGCCATGGTGGTTTCCTTAACGCTGGCTGTGAAACGGCGTTTCCGAGGCCGGCACCATAACAAGCGCTCTCCTGCGCCCGGCGCGGGAAGTCGACAAATTCCGTATTACGGAATAGGCTTCCCGCATGCCGCTCGCTTCACCCGCAGCGATCGCGCCGGTCGAGCGCGCCTTTCTGCTCCTGGAGGCGCTGAACCGCCATCGCACCTCGACGCTGGCCGAACTCGCGGCCGCGACCGCGCTGCCGAAATCGACGGTCGCGCGGCTGCTGGAGACCTTGATCGCGCTCGGCTACGTGACGCGGGTGTCGCGCAGCATCGGCTATCGCATCACCGACCGGGTGCTGGCGCTGGCGGCCGGGGTGCGCTTCATCGATCATCTGGTGCACGCGGCGGCGGGGCCGATGAGCGCCTTCACGCAGCGGACCGGATGGCCGGTCTATCTCGGCACCGTCAGCGATGCGGTGGTTCTGCTGCGGCACACCACGGCGCCGGAAAGCCCGCTTTCGTTCGAGACCGCGGGCTACGACCTGAAGTTTCAGATTTACGAAAGCGCGCTCGGCCTCGCCTATCTCGCCTTCTGCGCGGCGGACGAGCGGCGCTCGATCATCGATGCGGTGGTCATGCGCGACGGCGGCAAGATGCCCGCGGCCCAGCGGGCGCTGCTGGAGCGGCGGCTCGCGATCGTGCGCGAGCGCGGCTACGCGTTCACGCGCTCAAACCGGTCGCGGCGGCTGAACGGCATGGCGGTGCCGATCGTGCGCGGCCAGCATGTGATGGGCGCGTTGACGCTGCGTTATCCGAAGCGGGTGATGACGGAGGAGCAGG
The sequence above is drawn from the Afipia sp. P52-10 genome and encodes:
- a CDS encoding YeiH family protein, producing MTDIETPRLRAFAGGRRIGDILRLTMPGLLASVVVAIAATSLSEHYAAPVMLFALLLGMALNFLFEEGRCVAGINFAAKHVLRWSIALLGAQMTAADLGSLGVAPIGTMVAGVAVTIAFGALAAPLLGLDRRVGALTGGAVAICGASAALAIAAILPKTETSERDTAFTVIGVTALSTLAMIIYPAIAAALHFDHRAAGIFLGGTIHDVAQVAGAGFSISDETGHLATLTKLFRVLLLLPAVYVLGLMFAGGQSEGVRATPAIPGFLIGFAALAALNSLHAIPQAALPVLAQVSRWGLVVAIAALGMKTSIRAVAKLGFRPVLLLVAETLLLMLLVIAAITWLPG
- a CDS encoding TauD/TfdA family dioxygenase — encoded protein: MAYQTIDVRKLTPTIGAEIHGIDLAKPLGNQQFQEVHDALMENLVIFFRDQELTVEQHKDFGKLFGKLHYHPNAPKLIEGHPEILVIKADEKSKHVAGEEWHSDVSCDAEPPMGSILYMHEPAANGGGDTMFANMYAAYDTLSDSMKRFLEGLTAIHDSAKAITHRRRNGASDQTFPQAEHPVIRTHPVTQRKLLFVNRGFTTKVTQLKRSESDALLEMLFRHVETPEFHCRFKWQKHSVAFWDNRSCQHQAMFDYWPNRRYAHRVTVAGDKPYYRA
- a CDS encoding helix-turn-helix domain-containing protein, with product MPLASPAAIAPVERAFLLLEALNRHRTSTLAELAAATALPKSTVARLLETLIALGYVTRVSRSIGYRITDRVLALAAGVRFIDHLVHAAAGPMSAFTQRTGWPVYLGTVSDAVVLLRHTTAPESPLSFETAGYDLKFQIYESALGLAYLAFCAADERRSIIDAVVMRDGGKMPAAQRALLERRLAIVRERGYAFTRSNRSRRLNGMAVPIVRGQHVMGALTLRYPKRVMTEEQAAQRYGPELSALAREIAQQSFAGAPAP